In methanogenic archaeon ISO4-H5, the following are encoded in one genomic region:
- a CDS encoding adhesin-like protein → MNKNSMILAVVAVLVVASVSTGFALSYITTTTSRDNTIEYDGITLDVLGNDHLSLKTPIPVVGPTTELTEEQLTRISGGCDFTYDLKVNCPDKIWLQCWWNAGNVKNWAIIDSITLKITVNGVEHATDFMSHAPATSTSSIPSEALELSSGTYLFKVSILYRNIDLDLAGENQDFLNLSGSSVTFSASKEVPVPGVVNPWVTPVGP, encoded by the coding sequence ATGAATAAGAACAGCATGATTCTAGCAGTTGTGGCTGTGCTGGTGGTGGCTTCGGTCAGTACTGGTTTCGCACTTTCATACATAACCACCACGACCTCTCGTGATAATACCATCGAATATGATGGAATAACTTTGGATGTCCTGGGTAATGATCATCTCTCCCTCAAGACCCCGATTCCTGTTGTGGGGCCTACCACGGAACTTACCGAGGAACAGCTTACCCGCATTTCCGGCGGATGCGACTTCACATATGATTTGAAGGTAAACTGCCCCGATAAGATCTGGCTGCAGTGCTGGTGGAACGCAGGTAATGTGAAGAATTGGGCAATCATAGACAGCATTACTCTGAAAATCACCGTAAACGGTGTTGAGCATGCTACTGATTTCATGAGCCATGCACCTGCTACTTCCACCTCCTCAATCCCCTCGGAAGCGTTGGAGCTCTCTTCAGGAACTTATTTATTCAAGGTTTCCATCCTATACAGGAACATTGACTTGGATCTCGCGGGAGAGAATCAGGACTTCCTGAATCTCAGCGGATCCAGCGTAACCTTCAGTGCATCTAAAGAGGTGCCTGTTCCAGGTGTTGTCAATCCCTGGGTTACGCCTGTGGGTCCCTGA
- a CDS encoding transmembrane protein, whose translation MKGIAKLTFVVFFLIFAITLPSESDAETISDSFSIKLTDSEGNDLSDPMFGDVTIFFDTYNTEYGTIYKLKAMLSIKTVPANILITSTGGLFKLAVAATGVEGSLVEETGLRFTLTNGEDTFNADLKKSNNYSTDFRNGANIATLNPNTNYCVSASLIDAYDKDVAPGDMKDAKITFQAIVADGIHQVMFVSEDNTVESYMAFDNYVIEKVPTVSRGGYTFKGWFTPDGKEITDGYVISKNEGDIIAFAQWEKNDDSMILYLGIGGSSLAALLLLLLFLKRRKDDAES comes from the coding sequence ATGAAGGGGATAGCGAAGCTTACGTTTGTGGTATTCTTCCTCATATTCGCCATTACTCTGCCGAGCGAGTCGGATGCAGAAACAATCTCTGATTCGTTCTCGATCAAACTTACCGATTCTGAGGGAAACGATCTCAGCGATCCTATGTTCGGAGATGTCACAATATTCTTCGATACATACAACACAGAATACGGTACAATCTACAAGTTGAAGGCCATGCTCTCGATTAAGACGGTTCCCGCCAACATCCTGATAACCTCGACCGGAGGTCTGTTCAAACTAGCGGTCGCCGCAACCGGCGTGGAGGGTTCGTTAGTCGAAGAAACCGGTCTGCGGTTCACCCTCACGAACGGAGAGGACACCTTCAACGCCGATCTCAAGAAATCCAATAACTATTCCACGGACTTCAGGAACGGTGCAAATATCGCCACCCTGAATCCTAACACGAATTACTGTGTATCCGCTTCCCTGATCGATGCTTATGATAAGGACGTCGCACCCGGGGATATGAAGGATGCGAAGATCACCTTCCAAGCCATCGTCGCCGATGGAATTCACCAGGTGATGTTCGTCTCCGAGGATAACACTGTTGAATCCTACATGGCGTTCGACAACTACGTCATCGAGAAGGTACCGACCGTCTCCCGCGGAGGATACACATTCAAGGGATGGTTCACCCCTGACGGAAAGGAAATCACCGACGGATATGTGATTTCTAAGAACGAGGGCGACATCATCGCGTTCGCCCAATGGGAAAAGAACGACGACAGCATGATACTCTATCTCGGTATCGGAGGCAGCAGCCTAGCTGCACTGCTGCTGCTCCTGCTGTTCCTGAAGAGGAGGAAGGACGATGCAGAGTCATGA
- a CDS encoding transmembrane protein: MQSHETLTILSVAIVVSMAFVGVGYGLEYSGSSLNSDNSLNVTYMKFKLNDEDTCTFVFDDITYYRDRAVDGTVTYKYTSTESAPMKLWIEGTGAMGVDTTAQVKLAEAQSVADISLKIYSDETCTVMMGEIPLNNTYATIPVDLKTSVGDDSVYWCKINVQLKDVILEGAEDVVAQPSGTLTFDVVFNATAEATA; the protein is encoded by the coding sequence ATGCAGAGTCATGAGACACTCACTATACTCTCCGTAGCCATCGTTGTGTCGATGGCTTTCGTCGGTGTGGGTTACGGTCTCGAATACTCCGGATCCTCCCTCAACTCGGATAACTCCCTGAACGTCACGTACATGAAGTTCAAACTGAACGACGAGGACACCTGTACGTTCGTGTTTGATGACATAACCTACTACCGTGACCGTGCGGTCGATGGTACCGTGACATACAAGTACACAAGCACTGAATCCGCACCAATGAAACTCTGGATCGAAGGCACGGGGGCTATGGGTGTGGACACCACTGCCCAAGTAAAGCTGGCGGAGGCACAGAGCGTCGCCGATATTTCATTAAAGATTTACAGTGACGAAACATGCACAGTCATGATGGGGGAAATCCCCCTTAACAATACCTATGCTACCATTCCTGTCGATCTGAAGACCTCTGTGGGTGATGATTCGGTATATTGGTGCAAGATTAACGTGCAGTTAAAGGATGTAATCTTGGAGGGTGCCGAGGACGTAGTTGCACAGCCGTCCGGGACACTGACATTCGACGTGGTATTCAACGCAACGGCGGAGGCCACTGCGTAA
- a CDS encoding adhesin-like protein — protein MALPLDHSYTLFAIWKKEIRITYNENGGSADPNTCTFQTYKNQIIPGNTFTINNIEYTYSRSGYTFLGWSTHSDATSAEYLPGATLVTGEDPIILYAIWAEGCEITFDPNGGSANQIYHPRVNAPLYVPGNEFNVDGNEYVYQNTGYSFLGWSRDSKSSVPDYVNGNILPTTTTGYTLYAIWSPESSKVTFDYGDGVTAEVYVDYGYTFDSSSYMTYTPADKSGYKIVGWSTIKMSETKDGGDAYSIPDGADTYSRKITFDSVTNVTLYPIWAKKVTAPSSGALSFTSVNTGCYYVDSLAGAKGIVVDGGSPDLFLDGVSVNFSSGGESPFKLMNGANVTITVLSDCYFKGQDNVRSGSYTIGYAGINVQPGTTFIVSKDSLGKLTAEGGDARSYYNRSGRAGAGIGANGYPSDTQYDTGCGHIIINGGKISAYGGDGFVDYSYGVYYANHDIVAAQGIGGRTQSGTGHIEINAGTIVAATGHINGFEGNQDNYVINEYYADEVTFTDPIYDGADSSRITISNNAYVTQVSDKDTTVTGEYEIVYFESVKENATTQCTIGNALSFTIDSIETIDLGGTSIKKDVQIKIPVGKIGQNSTVSLVTAGENYFTGSVTYTSTSGNITVYHVELLMSNNQAHGTVSVYANEATITGVEEFGSVSPNQSFTIQSETSGARSMTYPFSLNLNEGYELVGIRYGTMNGTTITWADHPISATDGESQSGTTGAITCILKLGLSSQNAGTANYVSFTIKKTTVEVTIKNTYSEGEMKFLEKTFKTGTTDPSRLTWADPSSCTLGTQYVYYKDSLTCTIDVTRGTNENPFIVKWITVNDVPLTPTYDQEHNLGQYTFTITDISEDTVIEVRYGPTVKLSGYVTYPAGADENSHSLYRINVLGINADGTDGFLKKDGTVIDKTDESKTYESWDIYVGKGSVAYFKIFSSGTKIVDGKTVEDWDSKNGLVLGISRITVSADGVRDRSVYPNVENVYTLGALYSDTEINVLLTEIRWNLTFISNVGENSTQYKISVVDGTFYVIPTLDIFPTLDLGIKAGYDLAQWNIVKSNHYVTPPADLGTDTCKPGVNMQITCDMEFTAVWSETPHEYAIKYSNLDGDVFVPSSGVIEVYTVESETFNLVNPTRGGYTFKGWLTDEQVEKVLNGELDAYTAASMSISITKGTTGDLHYTAVWKGNDVVFTLRDMEGLHGDATKTFTVGSPFTNLPIYSNVTKTVDDKAKHYSFAGWSFSQDGSDRISDTDRVPYNENTALNIIYVIWVEDSLYIINIQNDGSYGGTVTAAVYGTPGHPIVLTINAYSGFKATGVIINGSTITNPPFEYDRSPYTYTYPTNVSSGIYYYSIKVVFEKLQGELIDYPEWQEFFTYDGTEHTSVVSGIGYSIGENNTETDAGTYEVEVTLETGYLWKENHSNEPYTIRWTIKTRTAFIVANSEVMKYSNMPEGGWTVSDNGYVTMFVLDDDLAGLNIRTYVGATPETSQSTIAASGSYENKISYNDSDNYELIIIHGTYVVYDNDKSSTVVYGVTDTSSAASASSSNTISNTTTNSNALNAIRVASNVQYAVWRGRE, from the coding sequence ATGGCCCTACCCTTGGATCACTCGTATACTCTGTTTGCAATATGGAAGAAGGAAATTCGGATTACCTACAATGAGAACGGTGGCTCTGCAGACCCGAATACTTGCACTTTCCAAACATATAAGAATCAGATTATCCCAGGTAACACTTTTACCATTAACAATATAGAGTATACCTACTCCAGGAGCGGATACACCTTCTTAGGATGGTCTACTCACAGTGATGCGACTTCTGCAGAGTACCTGCCAGGAGCGACCTTAGTTACTGGTGAAGATCCCATTATTCTTTATGCGATATGGGCAGAAGGGTGCGAGATTACATTTGACCCCAATGGTGGTAGTGCAAACCAGATTTACCACCCTAGGGTGAATGCGCCCCTGTATGTTCCTGGAAATGAATTCAATGTCGATGGAAACGAATATGTCTATCAGAATACTGGGTATTCTTTCCTAGGCTGGAGCAGAGATAGTAAATCTAGTGTGCCAGATTATGTAAATGGCAATATTCTTCCAACCACCACTACAGGATATACGCTATATGCGATATGGTCCCCCGAGTCAAGTAAGGTTACATTCGATTATGGTGATGGAGTCACCGCAGAGGTGTATGTAGATTATGGATATACCTTCGATTCTTCCTCTTATATGACTTACACTCCCGCAGATAAGTCAGGATATAAGATTGTAGGTTGGTCCACCATCAAGATGTCCGAAACCAAAGACGGGGGTGATGCATACAGTATTCCGGATGGGGCAGACACCTATAGCAGGAAGATAACATTCGATTCCGTTACTAACGTCACGCTGTATCCAATCTGGGCAAAGAAAGTAACGGCACCATCCAGTGGGGCATTATCGTTTACCTCTGTCAATACGGGTTGTTATTATGTAGATAGTTTGGCAGGAGCCAAGGGAATAGTTGTCGATGGCGGAAGCCCAGATCTATTCCTAGATGGGGTCAGCGTCAATTTTAGTTCTGGCGGAGAATCCCCGTTCAAATTGATGAACGGGGCAAATGTTACTATTACCGTCCTGAGTGACTGCTACTTCAAGGGTCAGGATAACGTACGTTCGGGATCTTATACCATCGGTTATGCTGGAATAAATGTACAGCCTGGAACTACGTTTATTGTTAGCAAAGACTCTTTAGGAAAGTTAACCGCCGAGGGCGGTGACGCTCGCTCATACTATAATCGTAGTGGAAGGGCTGGAGCAGGTATCGGAGCCAATGGCTATCCCTCTGACACCCAATATGACACCGGGTGTGGGCACATCATAATCAATGGAGGCAAAATAAGTGCCTATGGAGGAGATGGTTTCGTTGATTATAGCTACGGCGTATATTATGCCAATCATGACATAGTAGCTGCACAGGGAATCGGAGGGAGAACGCAGTCCGGTACCGGCCACATAGAAATAAACGCTGGAACGATAGTCGCAGCAACGGGACACATAAACGGATTTGAAGGCAATCAAGATAACTATGTGATAAACGAGTATTATGCGGATGAGGTAACCTTCACAGATCCGATATATGATGGGGCAGATAGCAGTCGCATAACCATTTCAAATAATGCATATGTGACTCAGGTTTCCGACAAGGATACAACCGTCACAGGTGAATACGAGATAGTATATTTCGAGAGTGTTAAAGAGAACGCCACTACCCAATGTACCATCGGCAACGCCCTTAGCTTTACCATAGATAGCATCGAGACAATTGATCTCGGTGGTACTTCAATCAAGAAGGACGTCCAAATCAAGATACCAGTAGGAAAAATTGGACAAAACAGTACGGTAAGTTTGGTCACCGCAGGTGAAAACTATTTCACTGGAAGTGTCACTTATACTTCTACAAGCGGTAACATAACTGTATATCATGTCGAATTGTTAATGTCTAACAACCAAGCACACGGAACCGTAAGTGTATACGCTAACGAAGCTACCATCACCGGTGTGGAAGAATTCGGATCCGTTTCTCCAAATCAATCTTTTACGATCCAGAGTGAGACATCAGGTGCTCGGAGTATGACCTACCCCTTCAGTCTCAACCTCAATGAGGGTTATGAGCTGGTTGGGATAAGGTATGGTACGATGAATGGCACAACCATCACCTGGGCAGACCACCCCATTTCCGCTACAGACGGTGAATCACAATCTGGAACGACCGGTGCTATTACCTGTATTTTGAAGCTAGGTCTAAGTTCGCAGAACGCCGGAACTGCAAACTATGTGTCATTCACCATCAAGAAGACTACTGTGGAAGTGACCATCAAGAATACCTACTCGGAAGGAGAGATGAAGTTCCTTGAGAAAACTTTCAAGACCGGTACTACTGATCCATCCAGATTGACTTGGGCAGATCCGAGTAGTTGTACTCTCGGAACCCAGTATGTGTACTATAAGGACAGTCTGACCTGCACCATTGATGTGACAAGGGGAACGAATGAGAATCCATTCATAGTCAAGTGGATCACCGTGAATGATGTTCCGCTCACACCAACCTATGATCAGGAACACAACCTGGGTCAATATACATTCACCATCACAGATATCAGTGAAGATACTGTAATCGAGGTAAGGTACGGACCTACCGTCAAATTATCAGGGTACGTCACTTATCCCGCCGGTGCCGATGAAAACAGCCATAGCCTTTATCGCATAAACGTCCTGGGTATCAACGCTGATGGTACCGACGGATTCCTGAAGAAGGACGGTACGGTAATAGATAAGACCGATGAGTCGAAGACTTACGAAAGTTGGGACATTTATGTCGGTAAGGGATCGGTTGCTTACTTCAAGATATTCTCCTCCGGAACCAAGATCGTAGATGGCAAGACTGTGGAAGATTGGGATTCCAAGAACGGTCTCGTACTGGGTATATCAAGAATCACCGTTTCCGCGGATGGAGTCAGGGATAGGAGCGTATATCCCAATGTGGAGAATGTATACACACTGGGTGCATTGTACTCCGATACCGAGATTAACGTGCTCCTTACCGAAATTAGGTGGAATCTGACCTTTATCAGCAATGTGGGTGAAAACAGTACTCAGTACAAGATTTCGGTTGTCGATGGTACGTTCTATGTGATTCCAACTCTCGATATATTCCCCACACTCGATTTGGGAATCAAGGCAGGATACGATCTCGCTCAGTGGAATATCGTGAAGTCGAACCATTATGTCACTCCTCCTGCAGATCTCGGTACAGATACCTGCAAACCTGGAGTCAACATGCAGATAACCTGTGACATGGAGTTCACCGCGGTATGGTCAGAGACTCCTCACGAGTATGCTATCAAGTATTCCAACCTCGATGGAGACGTATTTGTACCCTCAAGCGGGGTCATAGAGGTCTATACTGTGGAGAGTGAAACATTCAACTTAGTCAACCCGACCCGCGGTGGATACACCTTTAAGGGCTGGCTTACTGATGAGCAGGTTGAGAAGGTCCTCAATGGCGAACTCGATGCATATACTGCAGCATCCATGTCAATTTCAATCACCAAGGGTACCACCGGCGATTTGCATTATACTGCGGTATGGAAGGGTAACGATGTGGTGTTTACCCTTAGGGACATGGAAGGTCTCCATGGTGATGCCACAAAGACGTTTACTGTAGGTTCACCATTCACTAACCTGCCGATTTACTCTAATGTTACTAAAACCGTGGACGATAAGGCGAAGCACTATTCCTTCGCCGGATGGTCTTTCAGTCAGGATGGGTCAGACAGGATTAGCGACACGGACAGGGTGCCTTACAATGAGAACACAGCTCTGAACATCATCTATGTGATCTGGGTGGAGGACAGCCTCTACATCATCAATATCCAGAACGATGGATCCTACGGTGGAACCGTAACTGCGGCTGTCTACGGTACCCCCGGTCATCCCATAGTGCTGACAATCAACGCGTATTCCGGTTTCAAGGCCACAGGAGTCATCATCAATGGATCGACTATCACCAATCCTCCGTTCGAGTACGATAGGAGTCCGTATACCTACACATATCCTACCAACGTATCCTCTGGTATCTATTACTACAGCATCAAGGTCGTGTTCGAGAAACTTCAGGGTGAACTGATAGATTATCCTGAGTGGCAAGAATTCTTCACATATGACGGAACCGAGCACACCTCCGTAGTGAGCGGAATAGGGTATTCCATCGGAGAAAACAATACAGAAACCGATGCGGGTACATACGAAGTGGAAGTCACTCTCGAAACCGGATACCTCTGGAAGGAGAACCATTCCAACGAGCCGTACACTATTCGCTGGACCATCAAGACACGTACAGCATTCATCGTCGCCAACTCAGAGGTCATGAAGTATTCAAATATGCCCGAAGGTGGTTGGACTGTAAGTGATAACGGTTACGTAACTATGTTCGTCCTCGATGATGATCTGGCTGGACTGAATATTCGTACCTATGTCGGAGCTACCCCAGAAACGAGTCAGAGTACTATCGCGGCTAGCGGATCATATGAGAACAAGATCTCCTATAATGATTCTGATAACTACGAATTAATCATCATCCACGGTACTTACGTCGTGTATGATAATGATAAGTCATCAACTGTTGTATACGGCGTCACCGACACATCCAGTGCCGCAAGTGCCAGCAGTAGCAATACCATCAGCAATACTACGACCAATAGCAATGCTCTCAACGCGATACGTGTCGCATCGAACGTGCAGTATGCGGTCTGGAGGGGAAGGGAATGA
- a CDS encoding adhesin-like protein, producing MQNKKVTMLAAVLAVTIIAMAGVGYALTYTATTTNTGNTMGNTYIKLTQDEAAAYDGEFLTKLYFDTENTAEDATTYKPVYTHIATTTEGQQFTIGAEKTDNNVALVSNKLGLNIIPTNTGEQSVTLDVTVTNFHPENKGLKYTMVLSSNYTDDKTAFKADKIAYFTDGKWSFTGIDLNDATVSYTVLLFVSANGVPNGETGFAALDAVGDAQNKFTFTVTANTGA from the coding sequence ATGCAAAACAAGAAAGTCACGATGCTCGCAGCTGTGCTCGCAGTCACGATCATCGCAATGGCTGGTGTTGGTTACGCACTTACTTACACTGCAACCACTACCAACACTGGGAACACCATGGGTAATACCTACATCAAGTTGACTCAGGATGAAGCTGCAGCATACGATGGAGAATTCCTGACCAAGCTCTATTTCGACACAGAGAATACTGCTGAAGATGCAACAACCTACAAACCTGTCTACACTCACATAGCTACGACGACTGAGGGACAACAGTTCACTATCGGTGCTGAGAAGACAGATAATAATGTTGCATTGGTTTCTAACAAACTCGGACTCAATATCATCCCTACGAACACCGGAGAACAGTCTGTGACCCTGGATGTTACTGTTACTAACTTCCATCCCGAGAATAAGGGCTTGAAGTACACTATGGTCCTCTCTTCGAATTATACTGATGATAAAACGGCCTTTAAGGCGGACAAGATTGCATACTTCACTGATGGCAAGTGGTCGTTCACTGGAATTGATCTCAACGATGCAACGGTTAGTTACACCGTATTGCTGTTTGTGTCTGCTAACGGTGTGCCTAATGGCGAGACCGGTTTCGCAGCATTGGACGCTGTTGGGGACGCTCAGAACAAATTCACCTTCACAGTTACAGCAAACACTGGTGCATAA